AGCGACTGAACTTTTTGGGTACGAATCAAAAGACATCCTAGGCAAAGACGAAGGAATTTTGTTCGTCAAAAGTGTCTCTGGCACTTTAGAATATCCAAGCTATGACAGTCAGGGCTGGCGCTTGCGAGAAGATGCAACTTTTTTCTGGGCTCAAGAAAATAGTTACCCCATTCTAGGTAAGAACGGCGAAATTGAATTCTATCTCAAGGTCGTCCACGACATTTCTGAAGAAAGAATCTTAGAGCAAAATTTAAAGAAATGGATAGCCACCTACGAAAAGGCGGATTGGGGCGTTTGTATTTCCCCAGGGATGTCCATGTTAATGGGAGAAATGAATCCCAAATATGCCAGCATGCATGGATATACCGTCGAAGA
This is a stretch of genomic DNA from Bdellovibrio reynosensis. It encodes these proteins:
- a CDS encoding PAS domain-containing protein, whose protein sequence is MINKEGRILTWNEPATELFGYESKDILGKDEGILFVKSVSGTLEYPSYDSQGWRLREDATFFWAQENSYPILGKNGEIEFYLKVVHDISEERILEQNLKKWIATYEKADWGVCISPGMSMLMGEMNPKYASMHGYTVEEMKGMHVKDFVAPEAAAIAAQHTQMIWSKSHHIFECLHIRKDGSRFPVLVEVGVVRDDNHNPTYCVVHARDISNLKHSLK